A single region of the Amia ocellicauda isolate fAmiCal2 chromosome 8, fAmiCal2.hap1, whole genome shotgun sequence genome encodes:
- the rbp4l gene encoding retinol binding protein 4, like, whose protein sequence is MDYSKLSLLVVILCYIEECWSASCVVDSFTVKQDFDPKRYAGKWYALQKKDPEGLFLQDNISAEYTIDDEGVMTASSKGRVKLFGFWVVCADMAAQYSVPDPTTPGKMFMNYQGLASYLSSGGDNYWIIDTDYDHYAITYACRSLKEDGTCEDGYSLIFSRNPRGLPPAIQRIVRQKQEEICMAGQFEPVLQSGAC, encoded by the exons ATGGACTACTCCAAGCTTTCCCTTCTGGTCGTCATTCTCTGCTACATCGAGGAGTGCTGGTCTGCCTCCTGTGTGGTGGACAGCTTCACAGTAAAACAGGATTTTGATCCAAAGAGG TATGCAGGAAAATGGTACGCTCTGCAGAAGAAAGACCCAGAAGGCCTCTTCCTTCAAGACAACATCTCTGCCGAGTACACGATCGATGATGAGGGTGTCATGACAGCTTCCTCCAAAGGCAGGGTCAAGCTTTTTGG GTTCTGGGTTGTCTGTGCTGACATGGCTGCCCAGTACAGTGTGCCTGACCCTACCACTCCTGGAAAAATGTTCATGAACTACCAGGGCCTGGCTAGCTATCTGTCCAGCGGAG GTGACAACTACTGGATTATTGACACCGACTATGACCACTATGCCATTACTTACGCCTGCCGCTCTCTGAAGGAAGATGGCACCTGTGAGGACGGGTACTCTCTGATCTTCTCCCGTAACCCTCGTGGCCTACCCCCCGCTATCCAGCGCATCGTCCGCCAGAAGCAGGAGGAGATCTGCATGGCCGGCCAGTTTGAGCCTGTGCTGCAGTCAG GGGCTTGCTAA